From Mycolicibacterium nivoides, a single genomic window includes:
- the pks13 gene encoding polyketide synthase Pks13 (Pks13 is a key enzyme in mycolic acid biosynthesis.), with translation MDETQSNSNLPEGTQPAGAPASRPDLTVAEMREWLRKAVATATSQSPDAIDETTPLIELGLSSRDAVAMASDIEDLTGVTLTATVLFRHPTIESLATVIIEGEPEPEDTGDEDWSRASDVEDIAIVGVATRFPGDMNSPDEMWEALLEGRDAITDLPEGRWEEFLAEPRIAERVGKASIRGGYLSDIKGFDSEFFALSKMEADNIDPQQRMALELTWQALEHARIPASSLRGTNVAVYVGSSNNDYQFLALMDPTAAHPYAITGTATSIIANRVSYFYDFRGPSVSVDTACSSSLVAAHQGVQALRSGEADVAIVGGVNAMITPIVTIGFDEVGGVLAPDGRIKSFSSDANGYARSEGGGMLVFKRVSDARRDGDTILAVIAGSAINHDGRSNGMLAPNPDAQEDVLRKAYKDAGINPRDVDYIEAHGTGTILGDPIEADALGRVVGRGRDADKPALLGAVKSNVGHLESAAGAASLAKMTLSLQHDKLPPSINYAGPNPYIDFDKEHLKVNDTVSEWPRYSGHAIAGVSGFGFGGANAHLVLREVLPTDLVEPEPAPQSSEDKSDSDEANATYVGGVRMDEYGEFIHEEDGAPESSGYPAYDEANHELPGLTDEALRLLEAARAELAAAEAAEPTKKIVPLAVSAFLSSRKKVAAAELADWMDSEEGRASSLEAIGRSLSRRNHGRSRAVVLAHDHDEAIKGLRAIAEGKQHPTVISADGPVTNGPVWVLAGFGAQHRKMGKSLYLREPVFAEWINKVDALIQDERGYSIVELILDDAIDYTNETCEYPIEVVQTVIFALQIALGEFLKAHGAKPGAVVGQSLGEAAAAYFAGGLSLADATRTICSRAHLMGEGEAMLFGEYIRLMALVEYSADEIKTVFADYPGLEVCVYAAPTQTVIGGPPEQIDAIIARAESEGKFARKLQTKGASHTQQMDPLLGELSAEIQGIEPHPLTTGYFSTVHEGKFIRAGAEPIHDVDYWKKGLRHSVYFTHGIRNAVDNGHTTFLELAPNPVALMQVGLTTASAGLHDAQLVATLARKQDEVESMVTAMAHLFVHGHDLDFRTLFPRKSSGLAGALDFANIPPTRFKRKQHWLDAQFTADSSAVMPGNHVATPDGKHVWEFVPKGAADLAALVKSAAAQVLPDAKLTASEQRAVAAEGSRLVTTLTRHPGGASVQVHARIDESFTLVYDAIVIRGGAAAALPTAVGAGVVAEQVSAAPAAVAEPEVEDDAAILSDNLTKGANLGAGFAKWSPDSGETIAQRLGTIVGGAMGYEPEDLPWEVPLIELGLDSLMAVRIKNRVEYDFDLPPIQLTAVRDANLYNVEDLIKYAIEHRDEVDQIAESQKGKTAEEIAAEQSELLGGASTVAELEAKLADAGHPLAEKTSEDSAEAAEVAEAAPALDIPAPPSDPSGPAIPAPPSDPSGPSKATAAAAAAKVLTQEAVTEALGADVPPRDAAERVTFATWAIVTGKSPGGIFNELPFVDVETATKLSERLSERAEGTVSVEQVRSAKNIEELSTIVRDQLEEGVVDGFVRTLRAPKEGSSHVPLFVFHPAGGSTVVYEPLMKRLPADTPVYGIERVEGAIEERAAEYVPKLLEMHKGPFVLAGWSLGGALAYACAIGLKQAGADVRFVGLIDLALPGEPIDQSKEGMRARWDRYALFAQRTFNVEIPAIPYEELEQLDDEGQVKFVLDAIKDSGVQIPGGIIEHQRTSYLDQRALATIEVQSYDGHVTLYLADRYHDDAIVFEPAYATRKPDGGWGEYVKDLEVVPIGGEHIQAIDEPYIAKVGAHMSEAINRIEAESESK, from the coding sequence ATGGATGAAACACAAAGCAATTCGAATCTTCCAGAGGGCACCCAGCCCGCCGGGGCACCGGCGTCGCGCCCGGACCTGACCGTCGCGGAGATGCGCGAATGGCTGCGCAAGGCGGTGGCGACCGCCACCAGCCAGTCGCCCGACGCGATCGACGAGACCACGCCGCTGATCGAGCTGGGCCTGTCCTCGCGTGACGCGGTGGCGATGGCCAGCGATATCGAGGACCTCACCGGCGTCACGCTGACGGCGACGGTGCTCTTCCGGCACCCGACCATCGAGTCGCTGGCCACCGTGATCATCGAGGGCGAGCCCGAGCCCGAGGACACCGGCGACGAAGACTGGTCGCGTGCCTCCGATGTGGAGGACATCGCGATTGTCGGCGTCGCCACCCGCTTCCCGGGGGACATGAATTCCCCTGACGAGATGTGGGAGGCGCTGCTGGAAGGCCGCGACGCCATCACGGACCTGCCCGAGGGCCGCTGGGAGGAGTTCCTCGCCGAGCCGCGGATCGCCGAGCGCGTCGGCAAGGCCAGCATTCGCGGCGGCTATCTCTCGGATATCAAGGGTTTCGACTCCGAGTTCTTCGCACTGTCGAAGATGGAAGCCGACAACATCGATCCGCAGCAGCGGATGGCGCTCGAACTGACCTGGCAGGCCCTCGAGCATGCCCGTATCCCGGCGTCGAGCCTGCGCGGCACCAATGTCGCTGTGTACGTGGGTAGTTCCAACAACGACTACCAGTTCCTCGCCCTGATGGACCCCACGGCCGCGCACCCGTACGCGATCACCGGTACCGCCACCTCGATCATCGCCAACCGGGTGTCCTACTTCTACGATTTCCGCGGACCGTCGGTGTCGGTCGACACCGCCTGCTCCAGCTCGCTGGTCGCCGCGCACCAGGGCGTGCAGGCGCTGCGCTCCGGCGAGGCCGATGTGGCCATCGTCGGCGGGGTCAACGCCATGATCACCCCGATCGTCACGATCGGTTTCGACGAGGTCGGCGGAGTGCTGGCCCCGGACGGCCGGATCAAGTCGTTCTCCTCCGACGCCAACGGATATGCCCGCTCCGAGGGCGGCGGCATGCTGGTGTTCAAGCGGGTCTCGGATGCCCGCCGCGACGGGGACACCATCCTCGCCGTGATCGCCGGCAGCGCGATCAACCATGACGGCCGGTCCAACGGCATGCTCGCGCCGAACCCGGACGCGCAGGAAGACGTGCTGCGCAAGGCCTACAAGGACGCCGGGATCAACCCGCGCGACGTCGACTACATCGAGGCGCACGGCACCGGCACCATCCTGGGTGACCCGATCGAGGCCGACGCACTGGGCCGGGTGGTCGGCCGCGGTCGCGATGCGGACAAGCCCGCCCTGCTGGGTGCGGTGAAATCCAATGTGGGACACCTGGAGTCGGCCGCCGGCGCGGCCAGCCTGGCGAAGATGACCCTCTCGCTGCAGCACGACAAGCTGCCCCCGTCGATCAACTACGCGGGTCCCAACCCGTACATCGACTTCGACAAGGAACACCTCAAGGTCAACGACACCGTCTCGGAGTGGCCGCGTTACAGCGGGCACGCCATCGCCGGCGTCTCGGGCTTCGGCTTCGGTGGCGCCAACGCCCACCTGGTGCTGCGTGAGGTCTTGCCGACTGACCTGGTTGAACCAGAACCGGCGCCGCAGTCCTCAGAGGACAAGTCCGATTCCGATGAGGCCAACGCGACGTACGTCGGTGGTGTGCGGATGGACGAGTACGGCGAGTTCATCCACGAGGAAGACGGAGCGCCGGAGTCTTCCGGATACCCGGCCTACGACGAGGCAAACCATGAGCTGCCCGGCCTGACGGACGAGGCGCTGCGCCTGTTGGAGGCGGCCCGTGCGGAGCTGGCGGCGGCAGAAGCTGCCGAGCCCACGAAGAAGATTGTCCCGCTGGCTGTTTCGGCATTCCTGAGTTCACGCAAGAAGGTCGCCGCGGCGGAATTGGCGGACTGGATGGACAGCGAGGAAGGCCGCGCATCGTCGCTCGAGGCCATCGGACGCTCGCTGTCGCGCCGCAACCACGGCCGTTCCCGCGCGGTGGTGCTGGCCCACGACCACGACGAGGCCATCAAGGGCCTGCGGGCGATCGCCGAGGGCAAGCAGCATCCGACGGTGATCTCGGCCGACGGCCCGGTGACCAACGGCCCGGTGTGGGTGCTCGCCGGATTCGGTGCGCAGCACCGCAAGATGGGCAAGAGCCTGTACCTGCGCGAGCCGGTGTTCGCCGAGTGGATCAACAAGGTCGACGCGCTCATCCAGGATGAGCGCGGGTACTCGATCGTCGAGCTGATTCTCGATGACGCGATCGACTACACCAACGAGACCTGCGAATACCCCATCGAAGTGGTCCAGACGGTGATCTTCGCCCTCCAGATCGCGCTCGGTGAGTTCCTCAAGGCCCACGGTGCGAAACCCGGTGCGGTGGTGGGACAGTCGCTCGGTGAAGCGGCTGCCGCGTACTTCGCGGGCGGCCTGTCGCTGGCCGATGCCACCCGGACCATCTGCTCGCGCGCGCACCTGATGGGTGAGGGCGAGGCGATGCTGTTCGGTGAGTACATCCGGCTGATGGCGCTCGTGGAGTACTCGGCCGACGAGATCAAGACCGTCTTCGCCGACTACCCGGGCCTCGAGGTGTGTGTCTACGCGGCCCCGACCCAGACCGTCATCGGCGGCCCGCCGGAGCAGATCGACGCGATCATCGCCCGCGCCGAATCGGAGGGCAAGTTCGCCCGCAAGCTGCAGACCAAGGGCGCCAGCCACACCCAGCAGATGGACCCGCTGCTCGGTGAGCTTTCCGCCGAAATCCAAGGTATCGAACCGCATCCGCTGACCACGGGTTACTTCTCGACCGTGCACGAGGGCAAGTTCATCCGGGCCGGCGCCGAGCCGATCCACGATGTGGACTACTGGAAGAAGGGCCTGCGGCACAGCGTCTACTTCACCCACGGCATCCGCAACGCGGTGGACAACGGTCACACCACGTTCCTTGAGCTGGCGCCGAACCCGGTGGCGCTCATGCAGGTTGGGCTGACCACCGCGTCGGCGGGCCTGCACGACGCGCAGTTGGTGGCGACCCTGGCCCGTAAGCAGGACGAGGTCGAGTCGATGGTCACGGCCATGGCCCACCTGTTCGTGCACGGCCATGATCTGGACTTCCGGACCCTGTTCCCGCGCAAGTCCAGCGGTTTGGCCGGTGCCCTTGACTTCGCCAACATCCCGCCCACCCGGTTCAAGCGCAAGCAGCACTGGCTCGACGCCCAGTTCACCGCGGACAGTTCGGCAGTGATGCCCGGCAACCACGTCGCGACACCCGACGGCAAGCATGTCTGGGAGTTCGTGCCGAAGGGCGCCGCTGACCTCGCTGCTCTCGTGAAATCGGCTGCCGCGCAGGTGCTTCCGGATGCCAAGCTGACCGCCTCCGAGCAGCGTGCGGTGGCCGCCGAGGGCTCGCGCCTGGTCACCACGCTGACCCGGCACCCGGGCGGCGCCTCGGTGCAGGTGCACGCCAGGATCGACGAGTCCTTCACCCTGGTCTACGACGCGATCGTGATCCGCGGCGGCGCCGCGGCAGCGCTGCCGACCGCGGTCGGCGCCGGTGTGGTCGCCGAGCAGGTTTCGGCCGCCCCGGCAGCGGTGGCTGAGCCCGAGGTCGAGGACGATGCGGCGATTCTGTCCGACAACCTGACCAAGGGCGCCAATCTCGGTGCGGGCTTTGCCAAGTGGTCACCGGATTCGGGCGAGACCATCGCACAGCGACTAGGCACCATCGTCGGCGGCGCCATGGGCTACGAGCCCGAGGACCTGCCGTGGGAGGTGCCGCTGATCGAGCTGGGCCTGGATTCCCTGATGGCGGTGCGGATCAAGAACCGGGTCGAGTACGACTTCGACCTGCCTCCGATCCAGCTGACCGCGGTGCGCGACGCCAATCTGTACAACGTCGAGGATCTCATCAAGTACGCGATCGAGCACCGCGACGAGGTGGATCAGATCGCCGAGTCCCAGAAGGGCAAGACGGCCGAAGAGATCGCTGCGGAGCAGTCCGAACTCCTGGGCGGTGCCTCCACGGTCGCCGAGCTCGAGGCCAAGCTGGCCGATGCCGGACATCCGTTGGCGGAGAAGACCTCCGAAGACAGCGCTGAAGCCGCTGAAGTCGCTGAAGCCGCGCCCGCGCTGGACATCCCGGCGCCGCCCAGCGATCCGAGCGGGCCGGCGATCCCGGCTCCGCCGTCGGATCCGTCCGGACCGAGCAAGGCCACCGCGGCCGCGGCGGCCGCCAAGGTGCTCACCCAGGAAGCGGTCACCGAGGCGCTGGGCGCCGACGTGCCCCCGCGTGACGCCGCCGAGCGCGTCACGTTCGCGACCTGGGCGATCGTCACCGGCAAGTCGCCGGGCGGCATCTTCAACGAGCTGCCCTTCGTCGATGTCGAGACGGCGACGAAGCTGTCCGAGCGGCTCTCCGAGCGGGCCGAGGGCACTGTCTCGGTCGAGCAGGTGCGCTCGGCGAAGAACATCGAAGAGCTGTCCACGATCGTGCGCGATCAGCTCGAAGAGGGCGTGGTCGACGGATTCGTCCGTACCCTGCGGGCCCCGAAAGAGGGAAGCTCGCACGTGCCGCTGTTCGTGTTCCACCCGGCCGGCGGATCCACCGTCGTCTACGAGCCGCTGATGAAGCGGCTTCCGGCCGACACTCCGGTCTACGGCATCGAGCGCGTCGAGGGTGCGATCGAGGAGCGGGCCGCCGAGTACGTGCCCAAGCTGTTGGAGATGCACAAGGGCCCGTTCGTCCTGGCCGGCTGGTCGCTGGGCGGGGCGCTGGCCTACGCATGTGCGATCGGACTGAAGCAGGCGGGTGCCGATGTCCGGTTCGTCGGGCTGATCGACCTCGCGCTTCCGGGCGAGCCGATCGACCAGAGCAAGGAGGGGATGCGGGCCCGTTGGGATCGCTACGCCCTGTTCGCCCAGCGCACGTTCAATGTCGAGATCCCGGCGATCCCGTACGAGGAGCTGGAGCAGCTCGACGACGAGGGCCAGGTGAAGTTCGTGCTGGACGCGATCAAGGACAGCGGTGTGCAGATCCCGGGCGGGATCATCGAGCATCAGCGCACGTCGTATCTGGATCAGCGTGCCCTGGCCACCATCGAGGTCCAGTCCTACGACGGACACGTCACGCTGTACTTGGCCGATCGCTACCACGATGACGCGATCGTCTTCGAGCCCGCGTATGCCACCCGCAAGCCCGACGGCGGCTGGGGGGAGTACGTCAAAGATCTCGAGGTGGTGCCCATCGGGGGCGAGCACATCCAGGCCATCGACGAGCCGTACATTGCCAAAGTCGGTGCTCACATGAGCGAGGCGATCAACCGTATCGAAGCGGAGAGCGAGAGCAAGTGA
- the fadD32 gene encoding long-chain-fatty-acid--AMP ligase FadD32, giving the protein MPFINPFIKDGQIKFPDGASIVEHVERWARVRSDKLAYRFLDFSTERDGVARDLTWSQFSARNKAVAARLQQVTQPGDRVAILCPQNLDYLVAFFGALYAGRIAVPLFDPSEPGHVGRLHAVLDNCHPSAVLTTTEAAEGVRKFFRSRPANQRPRVIAVDAVPDDVAATWVHPEGPDETTIAYLQYTSGSTRIPTGVQITHLNMATNVVQIVEALEGEEGDRGLSWLPFFHDMGLVTGLIAPMIGHYFTFMTPAAFVRRPERWIREMARKEGDTGGVISVAPNFAFDHAAARGVPKDGEPLDLSNVKAVLNGSEPISAATVRRFNEAFSPFGFPAKAIKPSYGLAEATLMVSTTPSAEEPKIIYVDRDELNTGRIVEVDGDSPKAVAQASAGKVGVSEWAVIVDAESATELPDGQIGEIWMSGQNMGTGYWGKPEESVQVFQNTLKSRTSPSHAEGAEDDATWVRTGDYGAFYDGDLYITGRVKDLVIIDGRNHYPQDLEYSAQEASKALRTGYVAAFSVPANQLPDEVFENAHAGLHRDDDDSSEQLVIVAERAPGSHKLEVGPITDDIRAAIAVRHGVTVRDVLLTAAGAIPRTSSGKIGRRACRSAYLDGTLRSGKIANAFPDETD; this is encoded by the coding sequence ATGCCGTTCATCAATCCGTTCATCAAGGACGGTCAGATCAAGTTCCCTGACGGCGCCAGCATCGTCGAGCACGTCGAGCGCTGGGCCAGGGTTCGAAGCGACAAACTGGCATACCGCTTCCTGGACTTCTCGACCGAACGCGACGGCGTCGCCCGCGACCTGACCTGGTCGCAGTTCAGCGCGCGAAACAAGGCGGTGGCCGCACGGCTTCAGCAGGTCACCCAGCCCGGTGATCGCGTCGCCATCCTGTGCCCGCAGAACCTCGACTACCTCGTCGCCTTCTTCGGCGCGCTCTACGCCGGCCGCATCGCGGTGCCGCTGTTCGACCCGTCGGAGCCCGGACACGTCGGCCGCCTGCACGCGGTGCTGGACAACTGCCATCCGTCGGCCGTCCTGACCACCACCGAGGCCGCCGAGGGCGTCCGCAAGTTCTTCCGCAGCCGCCCCGCCAACCAGCGTCCCCGCGTCATCGCGGTGGATGCGGTGCCCGACGACGTCGCCGCCACCTGGGTTCACCCGGAGGGTCCTGACGAGACCACCATCGCCTACCTGCAGTACACCTCCGGCTCGACCCGGATCCCGACCGGTGTGCAGATCACCCACCTGAACATGGCCACCAACGTGGTGCAGATCGTCGAGGCGCTCGAAGGCGAAGAGGGCGACCGCGGTCTGTCCTGGCTGCCGTTCTTCCACGACATGGGTCTGGTCACCGGCCTGATCGCTCCGATGATCGGCCACTACTTCACCTTCATGACCCCGGCAGCCTTCGTGCGCCGGCCCGAGCGCTGGATCCGGGAGATGGCCCGCAAGGAAGGCGACACCGGAGGTGTCATCTCGGTGGCGCCGAACTTCGCGTTCGACCATGCGGCCGCTCGCGGCGTCCCGAAAGACGGCGAGCCGCTGGACCTGTCCAACGTCAAGGCCGTGCTCAACGGCAGCGAGCCGATCTCGGCGGCCACCGTTCGCCGGTTCAACGAGGCGTTCAGCCCGTTCGGCTTCCCGGCCAAGGCGATCAAGCCGTCCTACGGTCTTGCCGAGGCGACGTTGATGGTGTCGACCACGCCGTCCGCCGAAGAGCCCAAGATCATCTACGTCGACCGCGACGAGCTCAACACCGGCCGCATCGTCGAGGTGGACGGCGACTCGCCAAAGGCGGTCGCCCAGGCCTCGGCCGGCAAGGTCGGCGTCTCGGAGTGGGCCGTCATCGTGGACGCCGAGAGCGCGACCGAGCTGCCCGACGGCCAGATCGGCGAGATCTGGATGAGCGGCCAGAACATGGGCACCGGGTACTGGGGTAAGCCCGAAGAGTCTGTTCAGGTTTTCCAGAACACCCTCAAATCGCGGACCAGCCCGTCGCACGCCGAAGGCGCTGAAGACGACGCCACCTGGGTCCGCACCGGCGACTACGGTGCCTTCTACGACGGCGACCTCTACATCACCGGCCGCGTGAAGGACCTGGTGATCATCGACGGCCGCAACCACTACCCGCAGGACCTCGAGTATTCGGCGCAGGAGGCCAGCAAGGCGTTGCGCACCGGCTACGTCGCGGCCTTCTCGGTGCCGGCCAACCAGCTGCCCGACGAGGTGTTCGAGAACGCGCATGCGGGCCTGCACCGTGACGACGACGACAGCTCCGAGCAGCTGGTCATCGTCGCCGAGCGTGCCCCCGGCTCGCACAAGCTCGAAGTCGGCCCGATCACCGACGACATCCGGGCCGCGATCGCTGTGCGGCACGGTGTCACCGTGCGCGACGTGCTGCTGACCGCGGCAGGTGCCATCCCCCGTACTTCCAGCGGCAAGATCGGCCGTCGGGCCTGCCGCTCCGCGTACCTGGACGGCACCCTGCGCAGCGGGAAGATCGCCAACGCGTTCCCCGACGAGACGGACTAA
- a CDS encoding cutinase family protein produces the protein MAKNASRRKRHRILALIAAAAMALVVVLVVTIVVIVMRRPETPSAPPSAEPPAGVPGPSATRKPRPEFQSADCPDVMLVSIPGTWESSPLDDPFNPTQFPLSLMSNISRPMAEQFGTDRLEVYTVPYTAQFHNPFSADNQMSYNDSRAEGKRTAVKAMTDMNDRCPLTSYVIAGFSQGAVIGGDLASDIGNGRGPVDEDLVLGVTLIADGRRELGVGQDVGPNPPGQGAEITLHEVPVLSEMGLTMTGPRQGGFGALNNRTNQICGKGDLICSAPEEAFSIFNLPKTLETLTGSAAGPVHALYNTPQFWVENGQTATQWTLAWAKDLVDNAPHPKHG, from the coding sequence ATGGCCAAAAATGCCAGCCGCAGGAAGCGTCACCGCATCCTGGCCCTGATCGCCGCTGCGGCGATGGCACTCGTCGTGGTGCTGGTGGTGACGATCGTGGTGATCGTGATGCGTCGTCCCGAAACCCCGTCGGCACCGCCGTCGGCCGAGCCCCCGGCCGGGGTGCCGGGCCCGTCGGCGACGCGTAAGCCGCGCCCGGAGTTCCAGTCCGCCGACTGCCCCGACGTGATGCTGGTCTCGATCCCCGGCACCTGGGAGTCCTCACCGCTGGACGACCCGTTCAATCCGACCCAGTTCCCGCTGTCGCTGATGTCCAACATCAGCCGGCCGATGGCTGAGCAGTTCGGGACGGACCGCCTCGAGGTCTACACGGTGCCCTACACCGCGCAGTTCCATAACCCGTTCTCCGCCGACAACCAGATGTCGTACAACGACAGCCGCGCCGAGGGAAAGCGCACCGCGGTCAAGGCGATGACGGACATGAACGACCGCTGCCCGCTGACCAGCTACGTGATCGCCGGGTTCTCGCAGGGTGCGGTGATCGGCGGTGACCTCGCCAGCGACATCGGCAACGGCCGCGGGCCGGTCGACGAGGACCTGGTGCTGGGTGTGACGTTGATCGCCGACGGCCGTCGCGAGCTCGGTGTCGGGCAGGACGTCGGCCCCAACCCGCCGGGCCAGGGCGCCGAGATCACGCTGCACGAGGTGCCGGTGCTGTCCGAGATGGGCCTGACCATGACGGGCCCGCGGCAGGGCGGCTTCGGGGCGCTCAACAACCGGACCAACCAGATCTGTGGCAAGGGAGACCTGATCTGCTCGGCGCCTGAGGAGGCGTTCTCGATCTTCAACCTGCCCAAGACGCTGGAGACACTGACCGGCAGCGCGGCCGGGCCGGTGCACGCCCTGTACAACACCCCGCAGTTCTGGGTGGAGAACGGGCAGACCGCCACCCAGTGGACCTTGGCCTGGGCCAAGGACCTGGTGGACAACGCGCCTCATCCCAAGCACGGTTGA
- a CDS encoding alpha/beta hydrolase-fold protein, protein MRRALSLMRAMLLALLAPVLGAGLWAVSATTSAPARADGVEYLMVPSAAMGRDIPVAFQGGGPHAVFLLDAFNAAPDVSNWVNAGHAMSTLAGRGISVAAPAGGAWSLYTNWEQDGSKQWETFLSAELPDWLAANKGLAPGGHGIVGASQGGTGALTLAAFHPDRFRFAGSLSGFLTPSATTLNGAITAGLAQFGGVDSYGMWGAPQLGRWKWHDPDVHVQLLADANTRLWVYSPGTLTCSDPAAMIGVCDLAQGSNRSFYQHYRTVGGSNGHFDMPAGGQHDWGSWAPQLAQMSGELVATIK, encoded by the coding sequence ATGAGACGTGCGTTGAGTCTGATGCGGGCGATGCTGCTGGCCCTGTTGGCTCCGGTGCTCGGTGCTGGCCTATGGGCCGTTTCGGCGACGACGAGCGCTCCGGCCCGAGCCGACGGCGTCGAGTACCTGATGGTCCCGTCGGCCGCGATGGGCCGCGACATCCCGGTGGCGTTCCAGGGTGGTGGCCCGCATGCGGTGTTCCTGCTCGACGCATTCAACGCGGCTCCCGATGTGAGCAACTGGGTCAACGCCGGCCACGCGATGTCGACCCTCGCCGGCCGCGGTATCTCGGTGGCGGCCCCGGCAGGTGGCGCGTGGAGCCTGTACACGAACTGGGAACAGGACGGCAGCAAGCAGTGGGAGACCTTCCTTTCCGCCGAGCTGCCGGACTGGCTGGCCGCCAACAAGGGTCTCGCCCCGGGCGGGCACGGGATCGTGGGCGCCTCGCAGGGTGGCACCGGTGCGCTGACGCTGGCCGCGTTCCATCCGGACCGGTTCCGCTTCGCCGGATCGCTGTCGGGCTTCCTGACGCCGTCGGCCACGACCCTCAACGGCGCGATCACCGCCGGCTTGGCGCAGTTCGGTGGCGTCGACAGCTACGGCATGTGGGGTGCCCCACAGCTGGGCCGCTGGAAGTGGCATGACCCCGACGTGCACGTGCAGTTGCTGGCCGATGCCAACACCCGGCTGTGGGTGTACAGCCCGGGCACGCTGACGTGCAGCGACCCGGCCGCGATGATCGGTGTCTGCGATCTCGCCCAGGGCAGCAACAGGTCGTTCTACCAGCATTACCGCACCGTCGGCGGAAGCAACGGGCACTTCGACATGCCTGCGGGCGGCCAGCACGACTGGGGCAGCTGGGCTCCGCAGCTGGCGCAGATGTCGGGCGAACTGGTCGCGACCATCAAGTAG
- a CDS encoding esterase family protein yields the protein MKFVGKMRGLSRRLTVAVAAAAVLPGLVGVVGGSATAGAWSRPGLPVEYLEVPSAAMGRDIKVEFQSGGAGAPALYLLDGMRAREDQNGWDIELPTFEWFLNSGISVVMPVGGQSSFYSDWYKPACGSKDGGCKTYKWETFLTQELPAWLAANKDVKSTGSAVVGLSMAGSSALMLSARHPDQFIYASSLSGTLNPSEGWWPMLIGVSMGDAGGYKADDMWGSTGDPNNAWKANDPTENVATLANNGTRLWVYCGNGKPGELGGADMPAKFLEGFVCRTNSTFQEKYIAAGGKNAVFNFPQSGTHNWAYWGQQLQAMKPDLQRVLGATPTA from the coding sequence ATGAAGTTCGTTGGGAAGATGCGCGGCCTGTCGCGCCGGTTGACGGTTGCGGTCGCCGCTGCGGCCGTGCTGCCTGGCCTGGTTGGCGTCGTAGGCGGCTCGGCGACCGCTGGAGCCTGGTCGCGACCCGGCTTGCCGGTCGAGTATCTCGAAGTTCCGTCGGCAGCGATGGGGCGTGACATCAAGGTCGAGTTCCAGAGCGGTGGCGCTGGCGCACCCGCGCTGTACCTGCTCGACGGTATGCGCGCTCGCGAAGACCAGAACGGCTGGGACATCGAACTCCCGACGTTCGAGTGGTTCCTGAACTCGGGCATCTCGGTTGTGATGCCGGTCGGTGGCCAGTCCAGCTTCTACAGCGACTGGTACAAGCCGGCCTGTGGCAGCAAGGACGGTGGCTGCAAGACCTACAAGTGGGAGACCTTCCTGACCCAGGAGCTCCCGGCGTGGCTGGCGGCCAACAAGGACGTGAAGTCGACCGGCAGCGCTGTGGTCGGTCTGTCGATGGCCGGTTCGTCGGCGCTGATGCTGTCGGCTCGCCACCCGGATCAGTTCATCTACGCGTCCTCGCTGTCGGGCACGTTGAACCCGTCCGAGGGCTGGTGGCCGATGCTGATCGGTGTCTCGATGGGTGACGCCGGTGGCTACAAGGCCGACGACATGTGGGGCTCGACGGGCGACCCGAACAACGCCTGGAAGGCCAACGACCCGACCGAGAACGTCGCGACCCTGGCCAACAACGGCACCCGGCTCTGGGTGTACTGCGGTAACGGCAAGCCGGGCGAGCTGGGCGGCGCCGATATGCCCGCGAAGTTCCTCGAGGGCTTCGTCTGCCGGACGAACTCCACCTTCCAGGAGAAGTACATCGCGGCCGGTGGCAAGAACGCTGTGTTCAACTTCCCGCAGAGCGGTACGCACAACTGGGCCTACTGGGGCCAGCAGTTGCAGGCCATGAAGCCTGACCTGCAGCGCGTCCTGGGCGCGACCCCGACCGCCTAG